A window of the Synechococcus sp. JA-3-3Ab genome harbors these coding sequences:
- a CDS encoding DUF4168 domain-containing protein — translation MPNLAQKGLVGLIWACTWIPVLGISLAVAQTPATSLVLTDEQVAKYARIVLEMEPHRQQAQQRSQATADPASKDQIRREFIRTATEIITRHGMTVPEYNRITLWIRSEEGKTLRHRIEAEILRLQSGDPSVSPSPKP, via the coding sequence ATGCCCAACTTGGCCCAAAAAGGGCTGGTGGGCCTGATCTGGGCCTGTACTTGGATCCCTGTCTTGGGCATTTCCCTTGCCGTAGCCCAAACCCCGGCCACCTCTCTGGTTTTGACCGATGAACAGGTCGCCAAGTACGCCCGCATCGTCCTGGAGATGGAGCCCCACCGACAACAGGCCCAGCAGCGCTCCCAGGCCACCGCGGATCCGGCCAGCAAAGATCAAATCCGGCGGGAGTTCATTCGCACCGCCACCGAGATCATCACCCGCCACGGCATGACCGTGCCCGAATACAACCGCATTACCTTGTGGATTCGCTCCGAAGAAGGCAAAACCCTCCGACATCGCATCGAAGCCGAAATCCTGCGCCTGCAAAGCGGGGATCCCAGCGTGAGCCCTAGCCCCAAACCCTAA
- the bchI gene encoding magnesium chelatase ATPase subunit I, translating to MNLERRPVFPFTAIVGQEEMKLALLLNVIDPRIGGVLIMGDRGTGKSTTIRALADLLPQIEVVKGDPFNSHPRQRDLMSDQVWERLQAGETLETTWIQVPMVDLPLGATEDRVCGTLDIERALSQGVKAFEPGLLAKANRGILYVDEVNLLDDHLVDVLLDAAASGWNTVEREGISIRHPARFVLVGSGNPEEGELRPQLLDRFGMFVRIETVRDPALRVQIVEERSQFDADPQAFLAKYAEAQQRLRERIEKAQHLLPTVMVDPELRLKISGVCAALEVDGLRGDIVTNRAAKALAALEGRSEVTVADIRRVISLCLRHRLRKDPLETIDSGYKVEKAFSEVFQVSLESAA from the coding sequence ATGAACTTGGAACGTCGCCCGGTTTTCCCGTTTACCGCCATTGTCGGCCAGGAGGAGATGAAGTTGGCCCTGCTCCTCAACGTCATCGATCCCCGCATCGGCGGGGTGCTAATCATGGGGGATCGCGGCACGGGCAAGTCCACCACCATCCGCGCCTTGGCCGATCTGCTGCCCCAGATCGAGGTTGTCAAGGGGGATCCGTTCAACAGCCACCCGCGGCAGCGGGATCTGATGAGCGACCAGGTGTGGGAGCGCCTGCAGGCGGGGGAAACCCTGGAAACCACCTGGATCCAGGTGCCGATGGTGGATCTGCCCCTGGGAGCCACGGAAGACCGGGTCTGCGGCACTCTCGACATCGAGCGCGCCTTGTCTCAGGGGGTGAAGGCTTTTGAGCCGGGGCTCTTGGCCAAGGCCAACCGCGGCATCCTCTACGTGGACGAGGTCAACCTCCTGGACGACCACCTGGTGGATGTCTTGCTGGATGCGGCGGCCTCTGGCTGGAACACGGTGGAGCGGGAAGGGATTTCCATTCGCCACCCGGCCCGCTTTGTCCTGGTGGGATCCGGCAACCCTGAAGAGGGAGAATTGCGGCCCCAACTCTTGGATCGCTTCGGCATGTTTGTCCGCATCGAGACGGTGCGGGATCCGGCCCTGCGAGTGCAGATCGTGGAGGAGCGCAGCCAGTTCGACGCCGACCCCCAGGCTTTTCTGGCCAAATACGCCGAGGCCCAGCAGCGCCTGCGGGAGCGCATTGAAAAGGCCCAGCACCTCTTGCCGACTGTGATGGTGGATCCTGAGTTGCGCCTGAAGATCTCCGGCGTGTGTGCGGCGCTGGAGGTGGATGGGCTGCGGGGCGATATCGTCACCAACCGGGCAGCCAAGGCGTTGGCAGCTCTGGAGGGGCGCAGCGAGGTCACCGTTGCCGATATTCGCCGGGTCATCAGCTTGTGTTTGCGCCACCGCCTGCGCAAGGATCCGCTGGAAACCATCGACTCCGGCTACAAGGTCGAGAAGGCCTTTAGCGAGGTGTTTCAGGTGAGCCTGGAGAGCGCCGCTTAG
- a CDS encoding IS607-like element ISSoc2 family transposase: protein MARYVKPREAADYFGVCLHTLRRWEQKGWIHAVRTPSGRARRYDLDSYIGLRPADANRAPKKDKRVVLYARVSSRGQKPDLERQIARLVNLYPGAEVVGEVGGGLDFKRPKFLALLERVRAGDVGTIVVAHRDRLCRFGFEFVEWYCRQYGCEILVLDDDHLSPQQELVEDILTILHCFSSRLYGLRKYRAAIEKDTDLSGASAG from the coding sequence ATGGCTAGATATGTAAAACCGAGAGAAGCGGCGGATTATTTTGGGGTGTGTCTCCACACTTTGAGGCGATGGGAACAGAAGGGCTGGATCCATGCAGTACGTACACCATCTGGTAGAGCGAGAAGGTATGACCTCGACAGCTACATTGGCCTCCGGCCCGCTGACGCGAACAGAGCGCCCAAGAAGGACAAACGAGTCGTTTTGTACGCCCGAGTCAGCAGTCGAGGGCAGAAACCAGACTTGGAGAGACAGATTGCAAGACTGGTTAACCTCTATCCTGGAGCCGAAGTGGTCGGAGAGGTTGGCGGCGGTCTCGACTTCAAAAGACCAAAGTTCCTTGCCTTATTGGAACGAGTTCGTGCGGGAGATGTCGGAACAATTGTGGTCGCTCACAGGGATCGACTCTGCCGGTTTGGATTTGAGTTCGTTGAGTGGTACTGCCGTCAATACGGGTGCGAAATCTTGGTTCTCGATGACGATCACCTTTCTCCCCAGCAGGAACTGGTTGAGGATATCCTCACCATCCTGCACTGCTTCAGCAGTCGGCTCTACGGACTCAGAAAATACCGGGCTGCAATCGAGAAAGATACGGATTTATCCGGAGCCAGCGCTGGCTAA
- a CDS encoding RNA-guided endonuclease InsQ/TnpB family protein, whose protein sequence is MRISSPSCTASAVGSTDSENTGLQSRKIRIYPEPALAKVWKQWQAACRYCYNQAIAYQRQHGAPKTARKLRDIILRSDLPGWVKDAPCHIKQNAVVEAWLAFRRSKDARFRSVRDRSHTLQFNAGNFRNGTWYPKLTRGLAFRASEEMPREWARGTELMRVKDRWYAIFPEPVNEQCSLAKGVIALDPGVRSFLTGFDGAGFVDIAKGDFGRIVRLCYHLDDLQSRLSKAPRPKRRRMRQAAFRLRERIRNLVDECHRKVAAFLTDNYRLIFLPTFESAKMVAKAGRKFGSKTARAMLTWAHYRFKQLLKFQAKKKNVVVVEVSEAYTSKTCTKCGHIHTKLGGAKVFRCPKCNHRLPRDWQGALGVMLRALRDTAFLFGLRPSSAVASASRSDNGNGQNAIASPLSSNAQQCSA, encoded by the coding sequence TTGAGGATATCCTCACCATCCTGCACTGCTTCAGCAGTCGGCTCTACGGACTCAGAAAATACCGGGCTGCAATCGAGAAAGATACGGATTTATCCGGAGCCAGCGCTGGCTAAAGTCTGGAAGCAGTGGCAAGCGGCGTGCCGGTACTGCTACAACCAAGCGATTGCCTATCAGCGTCAGCATGGTGCCCCAAAAACGGCCAGAAAGCTGCGGGACATCATCCTGCGCTCCGACCTGCCCGGGTGGGTGAAGGACGCCCCCTGCCACATCAAGCAGAACGCGGTCGTCGAGGCGTGGTTGGCGTTCCGCCGAAGCAAAGACGCGAGGTTTCGCAGTGTGCGGGACAGGTCGCATACGCTGCAATTCAACGCCGGCAACTTTCGCAATGGGACGTGGTATCCGAAACTCACCCGAGGTTTGGCGTTCCGTGCATCCGAGGAGATGCCCAGAGAATGGGCACGTGGAACTGAGCTAATGCGGGTGAAAGACAGATGGTATGCCATCTTTCCTGAGCCCGTGAACGAGCAGTGTTCGTTAGCAAAGGGGGTGATCGCACTTGATCCTGGAGTAAGAAGTTTCCTTACAGGGTTTGATGGGGCGGGCTTTGTAGATATCGCCAAGGGAGACTTTGGCAGGATCGTTCGGCTGTGCTACCACCTAGACGATCTGCAATCTAGGCTGAGTAAAGCACCGAGACCCAAGCGTAGGCGAATGCGGCAAGCGGCGTTTCGTCTGCGGGAGAGAATCAGGAACTTGGTGGACGAGTGCCATCGCAAGGTAGCGGCGTTCCTAACGGATAACTACCGATTGATATTCCTCCCCACTTTCGAGTCAGCCAAGATGGTTGCCAAGGCAGGGAGGAAGTTTGGTAGCAAGACAGCAAGGGCGATGCTCACCTGGGCGCACTATCGGTTCAAGCAGCTCCTGAAGTTTCAAGCCAAGAAGAAAAACGTGGTTGTCGTGGAAGTATCGGAAGCGTACACCAGCAAAACCTGTACCAAGTGCGGGCACATCCACACCAAGTTGGGTGGCGCAAAGGTGTTTAGATGCCCAAAGTGCAACCATAGGCTACCACGAGATTGGCAAGGCGCTCTGGGTGTTATGCTCAGGGCTTTGCGGGATACCGCCTTTCTGTTTGGACTCCGTCCGAGTAGCGCGGTCGCGTCAGCATCGCGTAGTGACAACGGAAACGGACAGAATGCTATCGCTTCACCGCTGAGCAGTAATGCTCAGCAGTGTTCAGCGTAA
- a CDS encoding cofactor assembly of complex C subunit B, whose protein sequence is MRVKSTPASRDPNRWLRRLPLVTGLLGSVLVLANRLLFTPELLASQSRSDALGILLSAVLILTGLLWQQIQPRPPQAAPLQGSPGCDWHPDLSEREKLELAWASHTLLSTTAARTVVIWVEGRTLLQRGILASPGHLPSLQLQGTLQQVLETRQPLYLGDLRFFPARAEFDGLLPPGSQAVLCQPIGQRGCLILGSDRPRSFSRQERAWVAAIADKLEALFA, encoded by the coding sequence TTGAGGGTTAAATCCACTCCGGCTTCCCGGGATCCCAATCGCTGGCTGAGGCGGCTGCCTTTGGTGACCGGCCTTCTGGGCAGCGTCCTTGTGCTGGCCAATCGCCTGCTGTTTACGCCGGAGTTGCTGGCCAGCCAGTCCCGCTCCGACGCCTTGGGGATCCTCCTCAGCGCTGTTTTGATCTTGACCGGCCTGCTGTGGCAGCAGATCCAGCCGCGTCCTCCCCAGGCTGCCCCCCTGCAGGGAAGTCCAGGTTGCGACTGGCACCCGGATCTGTCCGAGAGGGAAAAACTGGAGCTGGCCTGGGCTTCCCACACCCTGCTCAGCACCACCGCCGCCCGCACCGTGGTGATCTGGGTGGAGGGGCGCACCCTGCTGCAGCGGGGGATCCTGGCCAGCCCCGGCCACTTGCCCTCCCTGCAGCTTCAGGGCACCCTGCAGCAGGTATTGGAGACACGTCAGCCCCTCTACCTGGGGGATCTGAGATTTTTCCCCGCCCGCGCCGAGTTCGACGGCCTGTTGCCCCCCGGATCCCAGGCAGTTCTCTGCCAGCCCATCGGCCAGAGGGGATGCCTCATTTTGGGCAGCGACAGGCCGCGCAGCTTCAGCCGCCAGGAGCGGGCCTGGGTTGCCGCCATCGCCGACAAACTGGAAGCCCTATTTGCCTAG
- a CDS encoding thermonuclease family protein — MFRRIAVGSAVLGWLLALPGHGFGERRVVPDTPFYFDNHYFDRYPDAVVVSVVNGDTLVVQVEGEQKLRLIRLAGIQGLSPEEDPFYQQAIELMRERILHRTVKLEGDKLLRNVDATGLVEAYVWLEGQQMNAMLVRNGLARIAPYSHNIKYDSYFGGLQKRARQERLGIWSRL; from the coding sequence ATGTTCCGGCGTATTGCTGTTGGCTCTGCGGTGTTGGGATGGCTCTTGGCCCTGCCCGGCCACGGCTTTGGGGAGCGGCGGGTTGTGCCCGATACCCCCTTCTACTTCGACAACCACTACTTTGATCGCTACCCGGATGCAGTGGTGGTGAGCGTGGTCAACGGTGACACGCTGGTGGTGCAGGTCGAAGGGGAACAGAAATTGCGCCTCATCCGCCTGGCCGGGATCCAAGGTCTTAGCCCGGAGGAGGATCCCTTTTACCAGCAAGCAATTGAGCTGATGCGGGAGCGCATCCTGCACCGCACCGTCAAGCTGGAAGGGGATAAGCTGCTGCGCAATGTGGATGCCACCGGCTTGGTGGAGGCCTACGTCTGGCTGGAGGGCCAGCAGATGAACGCTATGCTGGTGCGCAACGGCCTGGCCCGCATCGCTCCCTACAGCCACAACATCAAATACGACAGCTACTTCGGTGGCCTGCAAAAAAGAGCCCGCCAAGAGCGCCTCGGCATCTGGAGCCGCCTCTGA
- a CDS encoding homocysteine biosynthesis protein: MERTLEEINRRIAKGQVRVWTALEAKAKLATLSLEEAFEQVDVVTTGTFEPMESSGAILNLGHTDPPIKIRQAWLNGVPAYAGFGAVDLYLGAAQPSEQADHPYGGGHVIADLVAGKRVHLRAVGQVTDCYPRADYETTLTRDQLNQFYLFNPRNAYQNFIVGVNGGDRPLYTYLGLLEPHLGNAVYSNPGELSPLLNDPLLRRVGIGSRIFLGGGIGYIAWEGTQHFPRQKRLPNQTPIGPAATLALIGDAKQMQAEWVRGCYFRNYGPSLMLGVGIPIPILSPADLEPIAIRDEELVAPVIDFSIPRRVRPTFGLVSYAQLKSGHITLNGRKVRTAPLASLRRSMQVAEILKQWIVSGQFTLTQPVAPLSLDREFLAQNPHP, encoded by the coding sequence ATGGAAAGAACTCTAGAAGAAATTAACCGGCGCATTGCCAAAGGCCAGGTGCGGGTGTGGACGGCCCTGGAAGCCAAGGCCAAGCTGGCCACCCTCAGCCTTGAGGAGGCCTTTGAGCAGGTGGATGTGGTAACCACGGGCACCTTTGAGCCGATGGAGTCGTCGGGGGCCATCCTCAACCTGGGCCATACGGATCCGCCGATCAAGATTCGCCAGGCTTGGCTAAATGGGGTGCCCGCCTATGCCGGCTTTGGCGCCGTGGATCTTTACCTAGGGGCAGCCCAGCCCAGCGAGCAAGCCGATCACCCCTACGGGGGCGGCCACGTTATCGCCGATCTGGTGGCCGGCAAGCGGGTGCACCTGCGGGCTGTTGGCCAGGTAACCGACTGCTATCCCCGCGCTGACTACGAGACCACCCTGACGCGGGATCAGCTCAACCAGTTCTACCTGTTCAACCCCCGCAACGCCTACCAAAACTTCATTGTCGGCGTCAACGGCGGGGATCGGCCCCTGTACACCTATTTGGGCCTGCTGGAGCCGCACCTGGGCAATGCCGTCTATTCCAATCCAGGTGAGCTCTCCCCCCTCCTCAACGACCCCCTCCTGCGCCGGGTGGGGATCGGCAGCCGCATCTTTCTGGGGGGCGGCATCGGCTACATCGCCTGGGAAGGCACCCAACACTTCCCGCGGCAAAAACGGCTGCCCAACCAAACCCCCATCGGCCCTGCCGCCACCTTGGCCCTCATTGGCGACGCCAAACAGATGCAAGCCGAATGGGTGCGGGGCTGCTACTTCCGCAACTACGGCCCCAGCTTGATGTTGGGGGTTGGGATCCCCATCCCCATCCTTTCCCCCGCCGATCTGGAGCCCATCGCCATCCGGGATGAGGAGCTGGTGGCGCCGGTGATCGACTTTTCCATCCCCCGGCGGGTGCGCCCCACCTTTGGCCTGGTGAGCTATGCCCAGCTCAAATCCGGCCACATCACCCTCAACGGCCGCAAGGTGCGCACCGCTCCCCTGGCCAGCCTGCGCCGCTCGATGCAAGTTGCTGAGATCCTCAAACAATGGATTGTAAGCGGTCAGTTTACGCTCACCCAGCCGGTTGCTCCCCTATCCTTGGATCGGGAGTTTCTCGCCCAGAACCCCCACCCATAG
- the cpdA gene encoding 3',5'-cyclic-AMP phosphodiesterase, which yields MTVYVVQISDLHLFAKPHQRLLGVDTETSFLQVQKAIAALDPLPDLLLLTGDLAQDGSAAAYARLREHLRALPIDTYWLAGNHDRLHNMNSELCAERVHREKSFSRENWSFILLNSLVPGKDSGYLTDGALLWLRQELQRSQAAQNHVLLALHHPPFSVDSDWLDQSALQQPERLFQVLDEFDHIRLVIFGHIHQDLHRRRQGVDYFACPSTCVQFRPKSSRFSLDVIPPALRQIWLEQDGSFKTQVQRVEAALQMPNLALKGY from the coding sequence ATGACCGTATACGTGGTTCAGATCAGCGACCTGCATCTGTTTGCCAAGCCGCACCAGCGGCTGTTGGGGGTGGACACGGAGACCTCTTTCCTGCAGGTGCAAAAGGCCATTGCCGCCTTGGATCCCTTGCCCGATCTGCTGCTGCTCACCGGGGATCTCGCCCAGGATGGCAGCGCCGCCGCCTATGCCCGTTTGCGGGAGCATCTGCGAGCTCTTCCCATCGACACCTATTGGCTGGCGGGAAACCACGATCGCCTTCATAACATGAACTCAGAGCTCTGCGCCGAGCGAGTACACCGGGAGAAAAGCTTCAGCCGAGAGAACTGGAGCTTTATTTTGTTGAACTCTCTGGTGCCGGGCAAAGACAGCGGCTACCTAACGGATGGCGCCTTGCTGTGGCTCCGCCAGGAGCTGCAGCGCAGCCAGGCTGCCCAGAACCATGTTCTCTTGGCCCTGCATCACCCCCCCTTCTCGGTGGATTCCGACTGGCTGGATCAGAGTGCCCTGCAGCAGCCGGAGCGGCTGTTTCAGGTTTTGGACGAGTTCGACCACATTCGCCTGGTGATCTTCGGCCACATCCACCAAGACCTGCACCGCCGCCGGCAGGGGGTCGATTACTTTGCCTGTCCCTCCACCTGTGTGCAATTTCGCCCCAAAAGCTCTCGGTTTAGCCTGGACGTGATCCCCCCGGCCCTGAGGCAGATATGGCTGGAGCAGGATGGCAGCTTCAAAACCCAGGTGCAACGGGTGGAAGCCGCCCTGCAAATGCCCAACCTAGCTCTGAAAGGGTACTGA
- the psbP gene encoding photosystem II reaction center PsbP, whose translation MSAAQGGHLARFGQRLSGVLLLLCVCLSLLTGACSAGSNLRAYRDPGGAFAFAYPNGMVAVNLGPGKGPAVLLRDLVYETENVSLMIAPFDKGETIADLGGPDEVGQLVAEKIIAPEGSGRSTKLLAAEAFERQGRPYYLFEYQTDIGSQLRHEVVTVTVRHHRLYTLTASTQESRWPQVQAAFRNVGHSLNVS comes from the coding sequence ATGTCAGCAGCACAAGGTGGGCATCTTGCCCGATTCGGACAGCGGCTCTCTGGGGTGTTGTTACTGCTCTGTGTTTGCCTCAGCTTGCTCACCGGTGCCTGCTCCGCAGGCTCTAACTTGCGCGCCTACAGGGATCCTGGCGGAGCCTTTGCCTTTGCCTATCCCAACGGCATGGTGGCAGTGAACTTGGGGCCAGGGAAAGGGCCAGCGGTGCTTCTGCGCGACTTGGTCTACGAGACGGAGAACGTCAGCCTGATGATTGCCCCCTTTGATAAGGGAGAGACGATTGCCGATCTGGGTGGCCCGGACGAGGTGGGGCAATTGGTGGCGGAGAAGATCATCGCCCCGGAAGGCTCTGGTCGCTCGACCAAGCTGTTGGCCGCCGAAGCTTTTGAGCGGCAAGGCCGGCCCTACTACCTGTTTGAGTACCAAACCGATATCGGATCCCAGCTCCGCCACGAGGTAGTGACGGTAACCGTGCGCCACCATCGCCTCTATACTCTGACTGCCTCCACCCAAGAATCCCGCTGGCCGCAGGTGCAGGCTGCCTTCAGGAATGTGGGCCATTCTTTGAATGTCTCTTAA
- a CDS encoding RelA/SpoT family protein: protein MGQPAVAASLEGGFDLNSLDFEVPGWLRALLSGAEDLGDGLRSYTAEEADLLRRAFEFAYCLHKGQKRKSGDPYIAHPVAVASLLRELGGDAVTVAAGLLHDVVEDTEVTLEALEAEFGPEVRLLVEGVTKLSQFNFSSKTEQQAENFRRMFVAMAKDIRVIVVKLADRLHNMRTLQYLPPHKQKQIAAETMEIFAPLANRLGIWHFKWELEDLAFKYLDYEAYRQIQELVNAKRSEREAEIQAFIEELRKHLIQGGLEHFEISGRPKHLYGIYRKMQQQRKEFHEIYDLLAVRVIVQTVSECYRVLAVVHNCFRPIPGRFKDYIGLPKANRYQSLHTAVIGLQGRPVEVQIRTEEMHRVAEYGIAAHWKYKEAGSTPVKPEEERFTWLRQLLEWQNDLKDDKEYLDTIRENLFESEVYVFTPKGDLLALPQGSCPVDFAYRIHSEIGDHCAGARVNNKIVPLNTRLRNGDIVQIITHKNAHPSLDWINFVATSSARNRIRQWFKRCNREQNIARGRDLLERELGKTGFDALLKSERMQKVAEKLNYTSVDDLLAALGYGEVTPTQVLHRLQEVSKPAVSPPPEEGSLEEAKLLLPRANGSRGSSRSQSPILGVEGLKHQLAKCCNPLPGDPILGVVTRFKGITIHHRDCPRVAQVPGERLVPVRWNEEQLRQSTQIYPVELRLEVIDRVGVLRDILSRLSDQSINVRNARVQTFANRTALIDLCIDVRDKKQLDQVQSQLRQLSDVLVLRSRHYQNGSR from the coding sequence ATGGGTCAGCCTGCTGTTGCCGCCAGCTTAGAGGGAGGCTTTGACCTAAATAGCCTGGATTTTGAGGTGCCGGGATGGCTGCGGGCTTTGCTTTCAGGCGCTGAAGATCTCGGCGATGGGCTGCGATCCTACACGGCGGAAGAGGCAGATTTGCTGCGCCGGGCCTTCGAGTTTGCCTACTGTTTGCACAAGGGCCAAAAGCGGAAATCAGGGGATCCCTACATCGCCCATCCGGTGGCCGTGGCCAGCCTGTTGCGGGAGTTGGGGGGTGACGCCGTTACCGTAGCTGCTGGCCTTCTGCACGATGTTGTCGAAGATACGGAAGTTACCCTGGAGGCCCTAGAGGCCGAATTTGGCCCTGAGGTTCGCCTGCTGGTGGAGGGGGTAACCAAGCTTTCTCAGTTTAATTTCTCCAGCAAAACGGAGCAGCAAGCAGAAAACTTCCGCCGCATGTTTGTGGCCATGGCCAAGGATATCCGGGTCATTGTGGTCAAGTTGGCGGATCGCTTGCACAACATGCGCACGCTGCAATATCTGCCCCCCCACAAGCAAAAACAGATTGCAGCCGAAACTATGGAGATCTTCGCCCCCTTGGCCAACCGGCTGGGGATCTGGCATTTCAAGTGGGAACTGGAAGACTTGGCCTTTAAGTACCTGGACTACGAAGCCTATCGCCAGATTCAAGAGCTGGTCAACGCCAAGCGTAGCGAGCGAGAGGCAGAGATCCAAGCGTTTATTGAAGAGCTGCGGAAGCACCTCATTCAAGGGGGGCTAGAGCACTTTGAGATTAGCGGGCGGCCCAAGCACCTGTACGGCATCTACCGCAAGATGCAGCAGCAGCGCAAAGAATTTCACGAGATCTACGATCTCCTGGCCGTGCGGGTTATCGTGCAAACCGTGAGCGAATGCTACCGGGTGCTGGCGGTCGTTCACAACTGTTTTCGCCCCATTCCGGGTCGTTTCAAAGACTACATTGGCTTGCCCAAGGCCAACCGCTACCAATCTTTGCATACGGCTGTGATCGGCCTACAGGGCCGACCGGTGGAGGTGCAGATCCGCACCGAAGAGATGCACCGCGTGGCCGAATACGGCATTGCCGCCCACTGGAAGTACAAAGAAGCCGGCAGCACCCCCGTAAAGCCCGAGGAAGAGCGCTTTACCTGGCTGCGGCAACTGTTGGAGTGGCAAAACGACCTCAAGGACGACAAAGAATACCTGGACACCATTCGCGAGAACCTATTTGAGAGCGAGGTTTACGTCTTTACGCCCAAAGGAGACTTGCTGGCCCTGCCCCAGGGATCCTGCCCGGTGGACTTTGCCTATCGCATTCACTCTGAAATTGGGGATCACTGTGCCGGGGCGCGGGTGAACAACAAGATCGTGCCCTTGAATACCCGCCTGCGCAATGGCGACATTGTCCAAATCATCACCCACAAGAACGCCCACCCCAGCCTGGACTGGATCAATTTTGTAGCCACCAGCTCGGCCCGCAACCGCATTCGCCAATGGTTTAAGCGCTGCAATCGCGAGCAAAACATCGCCCGGGGCCGGGACTTGCTGGAGCGGGAGCTGGGCAAAACGGGGTTCGATGCGCTGCTCAAGTCGGAGCGGATGCAAAAGGTGGCCGAGAAGCTCAACTACACCAGCGTGGACGACCTGCTGGCGGCGCTGGGCTATGGAGAGGTCACCCCCACGCAGGTGCTCCATCGGCTGCAGGAGGTGAGCAAGCCGGCAGTCTCTCCCCCGCCAGAGGAGGGATCCCTTGAGGAAGCCAAGCTGCTGCTGCCGCGGGCCAATGGGAGCCGAGGTTCCAGCCGATCCCAATCTCCCATCCTGGGGGTGGAGGGTCTGAAACACCAGTTGGCCAAATGTTGCAACCCGCTGCCAGGGGATCCCATCCTGGGCGTGGTTACCCGCTTCAAGGGTATCACCATTCATCATCGCGATTGTCCGCGGGTGGCTCAGGTTCCGGGGGAGCGGCTGGTGCCGGTGCGCTGGAACGAGGAGCAATTACGGCAGAGCACCCAGATCTACCCTGTGGAACTGCGCCTGGAGGTCATTGACCGCGTTGGCGTGCTGCGGGACATCCTTTCCCGTCTTTCGGATCAGAGCATTAATGTGCGCAATGCCAGGGTGCAGACCTTTGCCAACCGTACGGCTCTGATCGATCTCTGTATTGATGTGCGGGACAAAAAACAGCTCGACCAAGTTCAGAGTCAATTGCGCCAGCTCTCGGATGTGCTGGTGTTGCGCTCCCGCCACTACCAGAACGGATCCCGCTGA
- the ylqF gene encoding ribosome biogenesis GTPase YlqF encodes MSSPPIQWYPGHVAKAIGQLREQLRLVDVAIEVVDARIPLASRHPELDKWLGEKPRLLALNRADSIAARDLKAWQEHFSQQGIPVYPTNGQSGEGVPRLKQAILQMGQAVNERRQRWGMRPRAVRAVVVGFPNVGKSALLNRLLGRRAVESAARPGVTRQLQWVRLGGELDLLDSPGILPPSLPDQQAASLLAICDDIGAAAYDPEQVAAYFVDQLLQVQPQAQALLQQRYGWPDPIPPGSVAVQDLAERRYRGDAERAARQILNDYRKGWLGPLALQIPPSSSPLARG; translated from the coding sequence ATGAGCTCTCCGCCCATCCAGTGGTATCCCGGCCATGTGGCCAAGGCCATTGGCCAGTTGCGGGAACAATTGCGGCTGGTGGACGTGGCAATTGAAGTGGTGGACGCGCGGATCCCGCTGGCCAGCCGTCACCCTGAGCTGGACAAGTGGCTGGGGGAAAAACCTCGCCTCTTGGCGCTTAACCGAGCCGATTCCATTGCGGCAAGGGATCTCAAAGCGTGGCAGGAGCATTTTTCGCAGCAAGGGATCCCGGTCTATCCCACCAACGGTCAATCGGGAGAAGGGGTGCCCCGCCTCAAGCAAGCCATCTTACAGATGGGGCAAGCGGTAAACGAGCGGCGGCAACGGTGGGGCATGCGGCCGCGGGCTGTCCGGGCCGTGGTGGTGGGTTTTCCCAATGTGGGCAAGTCTGCCTTGTTGAATCGACTTTTGGGACGGCGAGCCGTCGAGAGCGCTGCGCGCCCTGGGGTAACCCGGCAACTGCAGTGGGTACGGCTAGGGGGGGAGTTGGATTTGCTGGACTCGCCGGGCATCCTCCCGCCTTCGCTGCCGGATCAACAGGCAGCCTCCCTGCTGGCCATCTGTGATGACATCGGCGCCGCAGCCTACGATCCTGAGCAGGTGGCCGCCTACTTCGTGGATCAACTGCTGCAGGTGCAGCCCCAGGCCCAAGCCCTGCTGCAACAGCGCTACGGCTGGCCCGACCCGATCCCCCCTGGCAGCGTGGCAGTGCAAGATCTCGCAGAGCGGCGGTATCGAGGGGATGCCGAACGAGCGGCAAGGCAAATTCTCAACGACTATCGCAAGGGATGGCTAGGGCCTCTAGCTTTGCAAATTCCTCCCAGCTCTAGCCCTCTAGCAAGAGGCTAG